The following coding sequences are from one uncultured Desulfobacter sp. window:
- a CDS encoding transporter substrate-binding domain-containing protein yields MDDLFELDLRYYLTTRILIPALTMGLWFTNAVYSHAQNIGNNAGGTIQLTPAEKTWIERHPSISIAGPRSFPPFHYYEQGKLKGLSADYIAQVTTILGFQVRIQADLPWPRVLESVRQGDIDLIICIGKTAERETYLDFSMPYLTFPLVIVTRDNSPFIGGIEDLNGKTLAMVSQILTKEWLSKDNISFSPLYVKSPLEGLEAISFSRADAAIENLAAATYMIHQAGLANLKIAAPTPYDNYQLYMAVPKGHQELLSIVNKALAAISPQQKRDIRNQWLSVKYEYGLNPKDMFLYIFLVFLFSAGIIFIVVFKNRKLARETQERIATEKALRKNEEKLRNILENSTSMYYAHTPDHQITYVSPQCRQILHCEPDEAMTRWTEFVTDNPINLKGLEYTEKAIKTGQRQHPYELELKGDQGHKIVVEIRENPVIKNGRTVAIVGSATDITEHKKAEKDRKALQHQLTQSRKMESIGTLAGGIAHDFNNILGIILGNAQLAQLDLPKENPARSRINEIQNACLRAKEVILQLLSFSRQAEQGNQPINPARLLSDTIRFLRASIPSSVEIVFQNHAPKRTTNANPTQIQQVIINLCNNAAHAMEPGGGTLTICLDMADTHDLKTPELKSLDGAEAIRLTIEDTGTGIEPAIQDRIFDPYFTTKAVGKGSGMGLAIVHGIIHNHGGAISVRSKMGCGTVFTILLPTSPIPPAEEEPADTNPLPRGTELILLVDDEQGLTDMMKDMLVNLGYTVDAYQDPQKALETFKGSPFQFDLVITDMTMPRLNGFELCTEIKKIRRDIPVIIFTGHTNQLNPDFSDTADIAAVIMKPVTTIETAQTIRKVLDQS; encoded by the coding sequence ATGGACGATTTATTCGAACTTGATTTGAGGTATTATCTTACAACGCGTATATTGATTCCGGCACTCACCATGGGACTATGGTTCACGAATGCGGTATATTCCCATGCCCAAAATATAGGGAACAATGCTGGCGGCACCATTCAACTGACCCCCGCCGAAAAAACTTGGATTGAGAGACATCCCTCAATCTCCATTGCAGGTCCTCGATCTTTTCCCCCATTTCACTATTACGAACAGGGCAAATTAAAAGGCCTCTCGGCCGATTATATCGCCCAAGTAACAACTATATTAGGATTCCAAGTGCGTATCCAGGCAGACCTTCCCTGGCCCCGGGTCCTGGAGAGTGTCCGGCAGGGGGACATAGACCTGATTATCTGCATTGGGAAAACAGCCGAGCGGGAAACCTATCTTGATTTTTCCATGCCCTATCTGACATTTCCCCTGGTCATTGTCACCCGTGACAACAGCCCTTTTATCGGCGGTATCGAAGATCTTAACGGGAAAACCCTGGCCATGGTATCCCAAATCCTCACAAAAGAGTGGCTTTCCAAGGACAACATTAGCTTTTCACCCCTTTATGTAAAATCCCCATTAGAGGGGCTTGAAGCAATCTCCTTTTCGAGGGCGGATGCCGCCATAGAAAACCTGGCAGCCGCCACCTATATGATTCACCAGGCCGGCCTTGCAAATCTTAAAATCGCAGCACCAACACCCTATGACAATTATCAGCTATATATGGCTGTCCCCAAGGGGCACCAGGAACTCCTCTCAATTGTAAACAAAGCACTTGCCGCCATATCTCCCCAACAAAAAAGAGATATTCGCAATCAGTGGCTCTCTGTTAAATACGAATATGGCCTCAACCCCAAAGATATGTTTTTATACATCTTTTTGGTTTTTTTATTTTCTGCCGGCATTATCTTTATCGTCGTGTTCAAAAACCGAAAACTCGCAAGGGAAACCCAGGAAAGGATCGCAACGGAAAAGGCCTTGCGGAAAAATGAAGAAAAACTTCGAAACATCCTGGAAAACAGTACCAGCATGTATTACGCCCACACACCAGACCACCAAATCACCTATGTCAGCCCCCAGTGCAGACAGATCCTGCATTGCGAACCCGACGAGGCCATGACGCGGTGGACTGAATTTGTTACGGACAATCCCATTAATCTCAAGGGCCTTGAATACACTGAAAAGGCGATCAAAACAGGGCAGCGCCAGCACCCCTATGAACTGGAATTGAAAGGTGATCAAGGGCACAAAATCGTGGTGGAAATTCGGGAAAACCCTGTGATCAAAAACGGCAGGACTGTGGCCATTGTCGGTTCCGCAACCGATATTACAGAACATAAAAAAGCTGAAAAAGATAGAAAAGCCCTGCAACATCAGCTTACCCAGTCCCGTAAGATGGAATCCATCGGCACGCTGGCAGGGGGCATCGCCCATGACTTTAACAACATTTTAGGCATTATCCTGGGGAATGCCCAACTGGCACAACTGGATCTGCCCAAAGAGAATCCGGCCCGGTCACGCATTAATGAAATCCAGAACGCCTGTCTCAGGGCCAAGGAAGTGATCCTGCAGCTGCTCAGTTTCAGCCGCCAGGCAGAACAGGGAAACCAGCCGATAAATCCGGCCAGGCTGCTCAGCGATACAATCCGGTTTTTAAGGGCATCCATTCCCTCATCCGTTGAAATTGTATTCCAGAACCATGCGCCGAAACGAACAACCAATGCCAATCCCACACAAATCCAGCAGGTCATTATCAACCTGTGCAACAACGCAGCCCACGCCATGGAACCCGGCGGCGGCACACTGACCATTTGTCTGGACATGGCTGATACCCACGATTTAAAAACACCGGAACTCAAGTCATTGGATGGGGCCGAGGCGATCCGGCTCACCATTGAAGACACAGGCACAGGCATTGAACCGGCCATCCAGGACAGAATCTTTGATCCTTATTTCACCACCAAGGCAGTCGGCAAGGGATCGGGGATGGGGCTGGCCATCGTCCATGGTATTATTCACAACCATGGCGGCGCCATATCCGTTAGAAGTAAAATGGGATGCGGTACTGTGTTCACTATTCTGTTGCCCACAAGCCCCATCCCCCCGGCAGAGGAAGAGCCTGCGGATACCAATCCCTTACCCAGGGGCACAGAACTTATTCTTCTGGTGGACGACGAACAAGGGCTGACCGACATGATGAAGGATATGCTGGTGAACCTGGGATACACGGTAGACGCCTATCAAGATCCTCAAAAGGCCCTGGAGACATTCAAGGGGTCTCCGTTCCAATTCGATCTTGTTATCACGGATATGACCATGCCCCGCCTCAACGGTTTTGAATTGTGTACCGAAATAAAAAAAATCCGACGGGACATTCCGGTTATCATCTTCACCGGACATACGAATCAGCTAAATCCCGATTTTTCCGACACCGCAGACATCGCCGCAGTCATTATGAAACCCGTGACAACCATAGAAACAGCACAAACCATTCGCAAGGTTCTGGACCAATCCTAA
- a CDS encoding NUDIX hydrolase gives MNRPFVGIAVIVTQNNRVLLGKRKGAHGAGCWAFPGGHLEFNESIEGCAAREVYEETGLCIKNCRYAACTNDVFKDTNKHYVTLFVVCEYESGEPEVKEPEKCEKWKWFAWNEFPEPLFLSLKNLLKQDFNPFPIKT, from the coding sequence ATGAACAGACCTTTCGTCGGTATTGCCGTGATCGTTACCCAAAATAATCGCGTGTTGTTGGGTAAGAGAAAAGGTGCGCATGGTGCCGGCTGCTGGGCATTTCCCGGCGGGCATCTGGAGTTTAATGAATCCATTGAAGGCTGCGCAGCCCGGGAGGTTTATGAAGAGACCGGTCTTTGCATTAAAAATTGCCGATACGCCGCCTGTACCAACGATGTGTTTAAGGACACCAACAAGCACTATGTGACATTGTTTGTTGTCTGTGAATACGAGTCCGGGGAACCGGAAGTCAAAGAGCCCGAGAAGTGCGAAAAATGGAAATGGTTCGCCTGGAATGAATTCCCGGAACCTCTGTTTTTGTCGTTAAAAAATTTGCTCAAGCAAGATTTTAATCCCTTTCCCATAAAAACATAG